In Haloplanus rubicundus, one DNA window encodes the following:
- the idsA3 gene encoding geranylfarnesyl diphosphate synthase, whose translation MTTDSTEERVLAAVRERRERVNAAIDEDLPLVAPERLWEASRYLLKAGGKRLRPTVSLLAAEAIADVPPLSVDYRQFPALDGGEVDVMAGALSLEVIQSFTLIHDDIMDDDALRRGVPAVHKAYDVDTAILAGDTLYSTAFEIMADTGAAPENGLEAMRMLAETCTRICEGQALDVEFERRRDVLPDEYLEMVESKTAVLYGDAAATPAILLDADDEVVDALYAYGINSGSAFQIQDDVLDLTVPSEKLGKQRGSDLVENKETLITLHARQQGVDVDGLVDAEDAESLTDAEVEEAVATLNEAGSIEYAREKARSLVDESKRNLEALPDNEARSLLEAIAEYLISRGY comes from the coding sequence ATGACGACCGATTCGACGGAAGAGCGGGTGCTCGCCGCGGTTCGTGAGCGCCGGGAGCGGGTCAACGCGGCCATCGACGAGGACCTCCCCCTCGTGGCGCCCGAACGGCTCTGGGAGGCGTCGCGCTACCTGCTGAAGGCGGGTGGCAAGCGTCTCCGGCCGACCGTCTCCCTGCTGGCCGCCGAGGCCATCGCGGACGTGCCCCCGCTCTCCGTCGACTACCGTCAGTTTCCCGCCCTCGACGGCGGCGAGGTGGACGTGATGGCCGGGGCGCTGAGCCTCGAAGTCATCCAGTCCTTTACCCTCATCCACGACGACATCATGGACGACGACGCGCTCCGTCGGGGCGTGCCCGCCGTCCACAAGGCCTACGACGTGGACACCGCCATCCTCGCGGGCGACACGCTCTACTCCACCGCCTTCGAGATCATGGCCGACACGGGTGCCGCGCCCGAGAACGGCTTGGAGGCGATGCGGATGCTCGCGGAGACCTGCACCCGCATCTGTGAGGGGCAGGCCCTCGACGTGGAGTTCGAGCGTCGACGCGACGTCCTCCCCGACGAGTACCTGGAGATGGTGGAGTCGAAGACCGCCGTCCTCTACGGCGACGCCGCGGCGACGCCGGCGATTCTCCTCGACGCCGACGACGAGGTGGTCGACGCGCTCTACGCCTACGGCATCAACTCCGGATCGGCGTTCCAGATTCAGGACGACGTGCTCGACCTGACCGTTCCCTCGGAGAAGCTCGGCAAACAGCGCGGCTCGGATCTCGTCGAGAACAAGGAGACGCTCATCACGCTCCACGCCCGCCAGCAGGGCGTCGACGTGGACGGCCTCGTCGACGCCGAGGACGCCGAGTCGCTGACCGACGCCGAAGTCGAGGAGGCCGTGGCGACGCTGAACGAAGCGGGCAGCATCGAGTACGCCCGCGAGAAGGCGCGCTCGCTCGTCGACGAGAGCAAGCGAAATCTCGAAGCCCTCCCCGACAACGAGGCTCGGTCGCTACTGGAAGCCATCGCGGAGTACCTCATCTCCCGGGGCTACTGA
- a CDS encoding putative sulfate/molybdate transporter, whose protein sequence is MRASLASWTDSRFDVAWGEVTGAVGDTVTVLPIVVAVAALTGLSLPHLLVGFAVFQVVWGLRYGHPMSVEPMKALAALVIAGGLSTGEYVAAGLLAGAVLLVVGRTGTLARLAPYVGEPVVRGIQVGVALILLRTGVTTGLEAPSLAALAVVVALGTVVTGHREVAALAVLGLGAALALGAAGPITPRLPALTVLDPASLTLSRNAVGATVGQLAMTVGNAAVATSLLVEEYFDADASPDDLSTSMGVMNLLAVPFGAMPMCHGSGGVAGKYAFGARTATSNLILGGLYLLLAVVAVDAVAAFPMAVLGVVLVLVALQLGRSGLDTEDPWLTGTVGVTALLVNVGAAFGVGIVGYHALKRVRGED, encoded by the coding sequence ATGCGCGCGTCGCTCGCCAGTTGGACGGACTCCCGATTCGACGTGGCGTGGGGCGAGGTGACAGGGGCGGTGGGCGACACCGTGACCGTCCTCCCCATCGTCGTCGCCGTCGCGGCGCTGACGGGGCTCTCCCTCCCACATCTCCTCGTCGGCTTCGCCGTCTTTCAGGTGGTCTGGGGGCTCCGGTACGGCCACCCGATGTCCGTCGAGCCGATGAAGGCGCTCGCGGCGCTGGTCATCGCCGGCGGCCTCTCCACCGGCGAGTACGTCGCTGCCGGGTTGCTCGCCGGCGCCGTCCTCCTCGTCGTCGGCCGGACCGGCACGCTGGCACGACTCGCACCCTACGTCGGCGAACCCGTTGTCCGCGGCATCCAGGTCGGCGTCGCGCTGATCCTCCTCCGGACCGGCGTGACGACCGGGCTGGAGGCGCCGTCGCTCGCGGCGCTCGCCGTGGTCGTCGCCCTCGGCACCGTCGTGACCGGTCACCGCGAGGTGGCGGCGCTCGCCGTCCTCGGCCTCGGCGCGGCGCTCGCCCTCGGCGCCGCCGGACCGATCACGCCCCGGCTCCCCGCCCTGACCGTACTCGACCCCGCCTCGCTCACCCTCTCGCGGAACGCCGTCGGCGCGACGGTCGGCCAACTGGCGATGACCGTCGGCAACGCCGCCGTCGCCACCTCACTCTTGGTCGAGGAGTACTTCGACGCCGACGCGTCGCCCGACGACCTCTCGACCAGCATGGGCGTCATGAACCTCCTCGCCGTGCCCTTCGGCGCGATGCCCATGTGCCACGGGAGCGGCGGCGTCGCCGGCAAGTACGCCTTCGGTGCCCGAACCGCCACCTCCAACCTGATTCTCGGTGGCCTCTATCTCCTCCTCGCCGTCGTCGCCGTCGACGCCGTCGCGGCGTTCCCGATGGCCGTCCTCGGCGTCGTCCTCGTTCTCGTGGCCCTGCAACTCGGTCGCTCCGGCCTCGACACCGAGGACCCGTGGCTGACCGGTACCGTCGGCGTCACTGCCCTTCTCGTCAACGTCGGCGCCGCCTTCGGCGTCGGCATCGTCGGCTATCACGCCCTGAAACGAGTGCGCGGCGAGGACTAG
- a CDS encoding FAD-binding oxidoreductase — translation MGTASQLDDATVESLRERLHGAVLQPDDDGYDEARSVWNAMIDTKPAVVARCTGAADVMTAVDVAREHDVPLAVKGGGHNVAGTALCEGLVIDLAPMDWIRVDPAARTARVGAGATWGDVDHETQAFGLATTGGIVTSTGVAGLTLGGGLGYLARKFGLAHDNLRSVDVVTAAGELVHASADERPDLFWAMRGGGGNFGVATAFEFDLHELGPEILSVRLLYPYEAVPETLQFYEEFMSDAPNEVGCYAAILRGSPEYGLPEPLHGETLLAFRGLYAGDVAEARAAFQPLRDFGDPIADLTETMPYTVYQAQADELYCEGHRNYWKSNFYDEISEGFVETLMNHVESIPSPYSSMFFEWMEGAIAEADATAFPHRDRTFSFTVAPKWTDSERDEEHLTWAREFHEALKPYAADGVYVNYMDDDEDDRVRAAYGDTYDRLVELKDEWDPDNLFSTNQNVEPTV, via the coding sequence ATGGGGACAGCAAGTCAGCTCGACGACGCGACAGTCGAATCGTTACGCGAACGACTGCACGGGGCGGTCCTCCAACCCGATGACGACGGCTACGACGAGGCCCGGTCGGTGTGGAACGCTATGATCGACACGAAGCCCGCAGTCGTCGCCCGGTGTACGGGGGCAGCCGACGTGATGACTGCTGTCGACGTAGCGCGGGAACACGACGTTCCGCTGGCAGTCAAGGGTGGAGGCCACAACGTCGCCGGCACCGCGCTGTGTGAGGGGCTGGTGATCGACCTCGCACCGATGGACTGGATCCGGGTAGATCCGGCGGCCCGGACTGCCCGCGTCGGTGCCGGCGCAACGTGGGGTGACGTGGACCACGAGACCCAGGCGTTCGGCCTCGCCACGACGGGTGGTATCGTCACGTCGACGGGCGTCGCCGGACTCACGCTCGGCGGCGGCCTCGGCTATCTCGCCCGGAAGTTCGGCCTCGCCCACGACAACCTCCGGTCGGTGGACGTCGTGACCGCGGCGGGTGAACTCGTCCACGCCAGTGCGGACGAGCGTCCGGACCTCTTCTGGGCGATGCGTGGGGGCGGCGGCAACTTCGGCGTCGCGACGGCGTTCGAGTTCGACCTCCACGAGCTGGGGCCGGAGATACTCAGCGTCAGGCTCCTCTACCCGTACGAGGCTGTCCCCGAGACCCTACAGTTCTACGAGGAGTTCATGAGCGACGCGCCGAACGAGGTGGGGTGTTACGCGGCGATTCTGCGGGGCAGCCCCGAGTACGGCCTACCGGAGCCCCTACACGGCGAGACGCTGTTGGCGTTTCGGGGACTCTACGCCGGCGACGTGGCGGAGGCGAGGGCGGCGTTCCAGCCGCTTCGCGACTTCGGGGACCCCATCGCGGACCTGACCGAGACGATGCCGTACACGGTCTATCAAGCGCAGGCCGACGAACTCTACTGCGAGGGGCACCGCAACTACTGGAAATCTAACTTTTACGACGAAATTTCCGAAGGTTTCGTCGAGACGCTGATGAACCACGTCGAGTCGATTCCGTCGCCGTACTCCTCGATGTTCTTCGAGTGGATGGAGGGGGCAATCGCCGAGGCCGACGCAACTGCCTTCCCACACCGCGACCGGACGTTCTCCTTCACCGTCGCCCCGAAGTGGACGGATTCGGAGCGGGACGAGGAACACCTCACGTGGGCCCGGGAGTTCCACGAGGCCCTCAAACCGTACGCCGCCGACGGGGTCTACGTGAACTACATGGACGACGACGAGGACGACCGGGTTCGCGCCGCTTACGGTGATACGTACGACCGGCTAGTCGAACTGAAAGACGAGTGGGACCCCGACAACCTGTTCAGCACGAACCAGAACGTCGAACCGACCGTCTGA
- a CDS encoding DUF7116 family protein: MAPVTMPPVEEARDVFRRLGYSVDGDGVDLRAERKWRTVHVTALDADEASSPPELRADGGTTDYRLRCFVTWMEAAGDLRDRLAGLDPDYEWAVIGVDGDDYEVVDRAVGA, translated from the coding sequence ATGGCCCCTGTTACCATGCCACCTGTCGAAGAGGCGCGGGACGTGTTCCGCCGCCTCGGATACTCCGTCGACGGCGACGGGGTCGATCTCAGGGCCGAACGCAAGTGGCGCACCGTCCACGTGACCGCACTCGACGCCGACGAGGCGTCTTCGCCCCCCGAACTCCGAGCGGACGGCGGGACGACGGACTATCGTCTGCGCTGTTTCGTAACGTGGATGGAGGCCGCAGGGGACCTCCGTGATCGACTCGCCGGACTCGATCCGGACTACGAGTGGGCGGTCATCGGCGTCGACGGCGACGACTACGAAGTCGTCGATCGGGCGGTCGGCGCGTAA
- a CDS encoding mechanosensitive ion channel domain-containing protein: protein MRGAVLQSNVLVRALDEFLRRLIEAVPTVVGGVVFLVLAALFVKLVLAVLKAVLARTMGGESPVYRQFLTTVVAVFLWFGVGLSTLSVVGLEGIAASLGTAAGFVALGVSYATSDMIADAVAGVYLLRDPDFEAGDTVRVGDMEGVVRSIELRKTRFAVDDDTVVRGNADIEARWTKVAADEG, encoded by the coding sequence ATGCGCGGCGCCGTACTGCAGTCGAACGTTCTCGTGCGTGCACTCGACGAGTTCCTTCGCCGCCTGATCGAAGCCGTCCCCACCGTCGTCGGCGGCGTCGTCTTTCTGGTGTTGGCGGCGCTGTTCGTCAAACTCGTCCTCGCCGTCCTGAAGGCCGTCCTCGCGCGAACGATGGGCGGGGAGTCGCCGGTCTACCGCCAGTTTCTCACCACCGTCGTCGCCGTCTTCCTCTGGTTCGGCGTCGGTCTCTCGACGCTCTCCGTGGTCGGACTGGAGGGCATCGCGGCGTCGCTCGGCACCGCCGCCGGTTTCGTCGCCCTCGGCGTCTCCTACGCGACGAGCGACATGATCGCCGACGCCGTCGCCGGCGTCTACCTCCTCCGGGACCCCGACTTCGAGGCCGGCGACACCGTCCGCGTCGGCGACATGGAGGGCGTCGTCCGATCCATCGAACTCCGCAAGACGCGCTTCGCCGTCGACGACGACACCGTCGTCCGCGGGAACGCCGACATCGAGGCCCGGTGGACCAAGGTCGCCGCCGACGAGGGGTGA
- a CDS encoding metal-dependent hydrolase — MFVGHAALAFALVGGVAVARGWRTERALALGVVAGAFAALPDVDMAYALVGVAGAAGGDALAVAGAFWSTGNVVHRAVTHSLVLAVPVALLAALRATDSRSAGALSVVLGGLLIAVVGTIGGALAALITLLFVLGAAVVGTVAGRHAALTAPQILGAALVGLVTHPFGDLFTGEPPVMLYPADAALVTDRVALAADPTLHLLAAFGVELATVWAAVAVVCLATGLRPTTAVSPRATLGAGYAASVLLIPAPTLDLSYPFVFSVLAVGLLGIFPRARLVGDPRGPTVDPPDWLGATLTGLSAITVAWLAYAAAYVVVG; from the coding sequence ATGTTCGTCGGCCACGCCGCACTCGCCTTCGCCCTCGTCGGTGGCGTCGCCGTCGCCCGCGGCTGGCGCACGGAACGCGCGCTCGCGCTCGGTGTCGTCGCCGGCGCGTTCGCCGCCCTCCCCGACGTGGATATGGCCTACGCCCTGGTCGGCGTCGCCGGCGCCGCCGGCGGCGACGCCCTCGCCGTCGCCGGCGCGTTCTGGTCGACCGGAAACGTCGTCCACCGTGCGGTCACCCACTCGCTCGTCCTCGCGGTCCCGGTGGCCCTGCTGGCCGCGCTCCGGGCGACCGATTCCCGGTCCGCCGGAGCGCTCTCGGTCGTGCTCGGTGGCCTCTTGATCGCAGTAGTCGGAACCATCGGCGGGGCACTCGCGGCGCTGATCACGCTCCTGTTCGTCCTCGGCGCCGCCGTCGTCGGCACGGTCGCCGGCCGGCACGCCGCGCTGACGGCGCCGCAGATACTCGGCGCCGCCCTCGTCGGCCTCGTCACGCACCCATTCGGCGACCTCTTCACCGGCGAACCGCCGGTGATGCTCTACCCCGCCGACGCGGCGCTCGTGACCGACCGGGTCGCCCTCGCGGCCGACCCGACGCTTCACTTGCTCGCCGCGTTCGGCGTCGAACTCGCGACGGTTTGGGCCGCGGTGGCCGTCGTCTGTCTCGCCACCGGCCTGCGGCCGACGACGGCCGTCAGCCCGCGGGCGACCCTCGGCGCCGGCTACGCCGCCAGCGTCCTCCTCATCCCCGCGCCGACGCTCGATCTCTCCTACCCGTTCGTGTTCTCGGTCCTCGCCGTCGGCCTCCTCGGAATCTTCCCGCGGGCCCGCCTCGTCGGCGATCCCCGTGGGCCGACGGTCGACCCCCCCGACTGGCTCGGGGCGACCCTGACCGGGCTGAGCGCGATCACGGTCGCGTGGCTGGCGTACGCGGCTGCGTACGTGGTTGTAGGATAA
- the hisD gene encoding histidinol dehydrogenase, producing the protein MEVRDIEALGPADRRALFERDAGVDAVRDDVRDIVERVRDEGDVAIRDFSREFDGVEVGNLDVTDAAERAHEELDDDLLAAIRTAADNVREFHERQVPEDWRDDFGGRELGRRFRPLSRVGVYVPGGAAAYPSSALMGIVPATVAGVDHVVVTTPPAEELNPATLAAIHEAGADAVYSVGGAQAVAAMAYGTETVTAVEKIVGPGNRWVTAAKAEVRGDVEIDFLAGPSEVLVLADETADPSFVAADLLAQAEHDDHASVVAVTADAELAEAVAEEIDERLPECDRRETVEAALDNDASGVFLARSMSEAVLFAEEYAAEHLSIQADDDEALLDRIESAGSVFLGPYTPVAAGDYASGTNHVLPTGGGARRFGGLSVETFLRSTTVQRLDRDALDDLSGTITTLAEAEGLTGHAESVRRRFE; encoded by the coding sequence ATGGAAGTACGCGACATCGAGGCGCTCGGTCCCGCCGACCGGCGGGCGCTGTTCGAGCGCGACGCGGGCGTCGACGCCGTCCGCGACGACGTGCGCGACATCGTCGAGCGCGTCCGCGACGAGGGTGACGTGGCGATCCGGGACTTCTCCCGCGAGTTCGACGGCGTCGAAGTCGGCAATCTGGACGTGACGGACGCGGCCGAACGCGCCCACGAAGAACTGGACGACGACCTGTTGGCCGCCATCCGGACCGCGGCCGACAACGTCCGCGAGTTCCACGAGCGGCAGGTGCCCGAGGACTGGCGCGACGACTTCGGCGGCCGGGAACTCGGCCGCCGGTTCCGCCCGCTCTCCCGCGTCGGCGTCTACGTCCCCGGCGGCGCCGCGGCCTATCCCTCCAGCGCGCTCATGGGAATCGTTCCCGCGACGGTTGCGGGCGTCGACCACGTCGTCGTGACGACGCCGCCGGCCGAGGAGCTGAACCCGGCGACGCTCGCGGCGATCCACGAGGCGGGCGCGGACGCCGTCTACAGCGTCGGGGGCGCCCAAGCCGTCGCGGCGATGGCCTACGGCACCGAGACGGTCACGGCCGTCGAGAAAATCGTCGGCCCCGGCAACCGCTGGGTGACGGCGGCCAAGGCCGAGGTCCGGGGCGACGTGGAGATCGACTTCCTCGCCGGACCGAGCGAGGTGCTCGTCCTCGCGGACGAAACGGCCGATCCGTCGTTCGTCGCCGCCGACCTCCTCGCACAGGCCGAACACGACGACCACGCGTCCGTCGTCGCGGTGACGGCCGACGCCGAATTGGCCGAGGCGGTAGCAGAGGAAATCGACGAGCGACTGCCGGAGTGCGACCGCCGGGAGACGGTCGAGGCGGCGCTCGACAACGACGCGAGCGGTGTCTTCCTCGCACGCTCGATGTCCGAGGCCGTCCTCTTCGCCGAGGAGTACGCCGCGGAACACCTGTCGATCCAGGCCGACGACGACGAGGCGTTGCTGGACCGTATCGAGAGCGCCGGGAGCGTCTTCCTCGGTCCCTACACCCCCGTCGCCGCCGGCGACTACGCCTCGGGGACGAACCACGTCCTGCCGACGGGCGGCGGCGCCAGGCGGTTCGGCGGCCTGTCGGTGGAGACGTTCCTCCGGTCGACGACCGTCCAGCGCCTCGACCGCGACGCCCTCGACGATCTGTCGGGGACGATCACGACACTCGCGGAGGCGGAGGGCCTGACCGGCCACGCCGAGAGCGTGCGGCGACGGTTCGAGTAG
- a CDS encoding methyl-accepting chemotaxis protein, producing the protein MAEISRDAGPADSGATHGPGAIREFVAYIPDGHSIPTETWRSRHRNIRILILAAIPALFLIGTYEGAESLVTGATLPAIPLSHVLFELGLLAGVALVAGLPQLPRRVRTALGTLGVLSTSVVLVHFSGGFIEAHFLFFVGMAVVAVYEDWVPFALGIGYVVLTHGVFGMINPERVYNHTAAINNPWVWGLIHGVFVLMLAAALMAHWYSTEKSREEAQQRLREAEAKTEEVENLEAKKAEIERMKAEAEEAKAEAEAKQREVEGLNDHLEAKADAYSTAMARAADGDLSVRLEADSESEAMERIAEAFNEMMAETESAMRDIQSFAEEVSAASEEANAGADEAKQASEEVSETIQEIADGAYEQREMLETVSTEMTDLSATVEEVAASAETVAERSHETAEIAEAGERTAQGAIEDARDVQTAIDSTVENVEKLDERMAEIEEIIGLIGDIAEQTNMLALNANIEAARAGNGDGSADGSGFAVVANEVKQLAEKTQGSANEIEDLIQTTQSQTETAVEKARAAERDMEEGVEAFQEVVDAFTQVTENAEATDSGIQDISETADDQAASTEEAVSMVEQVADISRTTADESENASAAAEEQAASMSQVSANVTSLSDRAERLRSLLSAFDVSDAEAQADGANAAPL; encoded by the coding sequence ATGGCGGAGATATCACGCGATGCCGGGCCGGCGGACTCCGGGGCGACGCACGGGCCGGGCGCTATCCGGGAGTTCGTGGCGTACATTCCCGACGGGCACTCCATTCCGACGGAGACGTGGCGGAGTCGACACCGAAATATTCGCATTCTGATACTGGCGGCGATCCCCGCCCTGTTTCTCATCGGGACGTACGAGGGAGCGGAGTCGCTGGTGACGGGGGCGACGCTCCCTGCGATTCCCCTCTCACACGTCCTCTTCGAACTCGGACTCCTGGCGGGGGTGGCCCTCGTGGCGGGGCTCCCGCAACTCCCCCGGCGAGTGCGGACGGCCCTCGGGACGCTCGGCGTCCTGTCTACCTCGGTCGTGCTCGTCCACTTCTCGGGTGGGTTCATCGAAGCCCACTTCCTCTTTTTCGTCGGGATGGCCGTCGTCGCCGTCTACGAGGACTGGGTGCCGTTCGCCCTCGGCATCGGCTACGTCGTCCTTACCCACGGCGTCTTCGGGATGATCAACCCCGAGCGGGTGTACAACCACACCGCCGCGATCAACAACCCGTGGGTGTGGGGGCTCATCCACGGCGTGTTCGTCTTGATGCTCGCGGCCGCCCTGATGGCACACTGGTACTCGACGGAGAAATCGCGAGAGGAGGCACAACAGCGACTCCGTGAGGCCGAGGCGAAGACCGAAGAGGTCGAGAACTTGGAAGCGAAGAAGGCCGAAATCGAACGCATGAAAGCCGAGGCGGAGGAGGCGAAAGCCGAAGCCGAGGCCAAACAGCGGGAGGTCGAGGGGTTGAACGACCACCTCGAAGCGAAGGCGGACGCCTACAGCACCGCGATGGCACGGGCCGCGGACGGGGATTTGAGCGTCCGACTGGAGGCGGACAGCGAGAGCGAGGCGATGGAACGGATCGCCGAGGCGTTCAACGAGATGATGGCGGAGACGGAGTCGGCGATGCGGGACATCCAGTCGTTCGCGGAGGAGGTGTCGGCGGCGAGCGAGGAGGCGAACGCCGGCGCCGACGAGGCCAAGCAGGCGAGCGAGGAGGTGAGCGAGACGATCCAAGAAATCGCCGACGGCGCCTACGAACAGCGGGAGATGCTGGAAACCGTCTCGACCGAGATGACGGACCTGTCGGCGACGGTCGAGGAAGTGGCCGCCTCCGCCGAGACGGTCGCCGAGCGCTCCCACGAGACGGCCGAAATCGCCGAGGCCGGCGAGCGGACGGCACAGGGGGCGATCGAGGACGCCCGCGACGTGCAGACGGCGATCGATTCCACGGTGGAAAACGTCGAGAAACTCGACGAGCGGATGGCCGAAATCGAGGAGATCATCGGCCTCATCGGCGACATCGCCGAGCAGACGAACATGCTGGCGCTGAACGCCAACATCGAAGCCGCCCGCGCCGGAAACGGCGATGGATCGGCCGACGGAAGCGGGTTCGCCGTCGTCGCGAACGAGGTGAAGCAGTTGGCCGAGAAGACGCAGGGCTCGGCGAACGAGATCGAAGACCTCATCCAGACGACACAGTCACAGACGGAGACGGCAGTCGAGAAGGCGCGGGCGGCCGAACGGGACATGGAAGAGGGCGTCGAGGCGTTCCAGGAAGTCGTCGACGCCTTCACGCAGGTGACCGAGAACGCCGAAGCGACCGATAGCGGGATTCAGGACATCAGCGAGACGGCCGACGATCAGGCCGCGAGCACCGAGGAGGCGGTGTCGATGGTCGAACAGGTGGCCGACATCAGCCGGACGACGGCCGACGAGAGCGAGAACGCGTCCGCCGCCGCCGAGGAACAGGCCGCCTCGATGTCGCAGGTGAGCGCCAACGTCACGTCGCTCAGCGATCGCGCCGAACGACTCCGGTCGCTCCTGTCGGCGTTCGACGTGAGCGACGCGGAGGCCCAAGCCGACGGGGCGAACGCGGCGCCGCTGTAA
- a CDS encoding HesB/IscA family protein — MSTESVEGTSDRVVEVTPEAASEALALMDREGMDVDVGGLRLFVQQGGCAGLSYGMRFDDEPEEDDTVVERHDLRVFVDPASVDYIGGSVLDYESGLQAEGFHVENPNVVSECGCGESFRT; from the coding sequence ATGAGTACCGAATCAGTCGAAGGGACGAGCGACCGGGTGGTGGAAGTGACTCCGGAGGCCGCCTCGGAAGCGCTCGCGCTGATGGACCGCGAGGGGATGGACGTCGACGTGGGTGGCCTCCGCCTGTTCGTCCAACAGGGAGGCTGTGCCGGCCTCTCGTACGGCATGCGCTTCGACGACGAACCGGAGGAGGACGACACCGTCGTCGAGCGCCACGACCTGCGCGTGTTCGTCGACCCCGCGAGCGTCGACTACATCGGCGGCTCGGTGCTCGACTACGAATCCGGCCTCCAGGCCGAGGGATTCCACGTCGAGAACCCGAACGTCGTCTCCGAGTGTGGCTGTGGCGAGTCGTTCCGGACGTAA
- a CDS encoding ribonuclease J: MEIEIATIGGYEEVGRQMTAVRAGNDVVIFDMGLNLSQVLIHDNVETEQMHSLDLIDMGAIPDDRVMSDLEGDVQAIVPTHGHLDHIGAISKLAHRYDAPVVATPFTIELVKQQVQGEDKFNVGNDLVKMEAGSTMSIGDSGNVELEFVNVTHSIIDAINPVIHTPEGAIVYGLDKRMDHTPVIGDPIDMDRFREIGREGAGVLAYIEDCTNAGRKGRTPSESVARKHLRDVMYSVEDYDGGIVATTFSSHIARVTSLVEFAEDIGRQPVLLGRSMEKYSGTAERLDFVDFPDDLGMYGHRKSVDRTFKRIMKEGKENYLPIVTGHQGEPRAMLTRMGRGETPYELEDGDKVMFSARVIPEPTNEGQRYQSERLLRMQGARIYDDIHVSGHLREEGHYEMLDALQPQHVIPAHQDLEGFAPYVDLAEGMGYALGRDLHVTRNGNMIQLVE; this comes from the coding sequence ATGGAAATCGAAATCGCAACAATCGGCGGCTACGAGGAAGTCGGGCGGCAGATGACTGCCGTCCGCGCCGGTAACGACGTCGTCATCTTCGACATGGGTCTGAACCTGTCGCAGGTACTGATCCACGACAACGTCGAAACCGAACAGATGCACAGTCTCGACCTGATCGACATGGGCGCCATCCCCGACGACCGGGTGATGAGCGACCTCGAAGGCGACGTACAGGCGATCGTCCCGACCCACGGTCACCTCGACCACATCGGCGCCATCTCGAAACTCGCCCACCGCTACGACGCCCCCGTCGTCGCGACGCCCTTTACCATCGAACTGGTGAAACAGCAGGTCCAGGGCGAGGACAAGTTCAACGTCGGCAACGACCTCGTGAAGATGGAGGCGGGGTCGACCATGTCCATCGGCGACTCCGGCAACGTCGAACTCGAGTTCGTCAACGTGACCCACTCGATCATCGACGCGATCAACCCCGTCATCCACACGCCGGAGGGCGCCATCGTCTACGGGCTGGACAAGCGGATGGACCACACGCCGGTCATCGGCGACCCCATCGACATGGACCGCTTCCGCGAGATCGGTCGCGAAGGCGCGGGCGTCCTCGCGTACATCGAGGACTGCACCAACGCGGGCCGGAAGGGCCGCACCCCTAGCGAGTCCGTCGCGCGCAAGCACCTGCGCGACGTGATGTACTCCGTCGAGGACTACGACGGCGGCATCGTCGCCACCACGTTCAGTTCCCACATCGCCCGCGTCACGAGCCTCGTCGAGTTCGCGGAGGACATCGGGCGCCAGCCCGTCCTCCTCGGTCGTTCGATGGAAAAGTACTCGGGCACCGCCGAACGCCTCGACTTCGTCGACTTCCCGGACGACCTGGGGATGTACGGCCACCGCAAGTCCGTCGACCGCACGTTCAAGCGGATCATGAAGGAGGGCAAGGAGAACTACCTGCCCATCGTCACGGGCCACCAGGGCGAACCGCGCGCGATGCTGACGCGGATGGGTCGCGGCGAGACGCCGTACGAACTGGAAGACGGTGACAAGGTGATGTTCTCGGCCCGCGTCATCCCGGAGCCGACGAACGAGGGCCAGCGCTACCAGTCCGAGCGCCTCCTCCGGATGCAGGGCGCGCGCATCTACGACGACATCCACGTCTCCGGCCACCTCCGCGAGGAGGGCCACTACGAGATGCTGGACGCGCTGCAGCCCCAGCACGTCATCCCGGCCCACCAGGACCTCGAAGGGTTCGCGCCCTACGTCGACCTGGCGGAGGGCATGGGCTACGCGCTCGGCCGTGACTTGCACGTCACGCGCAACGGCAACATGATCCAGCTGGTGGAATGA